The nucleotide sequence TCGGTCAGCTTCGTGAGCTTCACGCCGATTTTCTCGAGGTGGAGCCGGGCGACCTCTTCGTCCAGCTTTTTGGGCAGACGGTAGACCGCCACCTGGTAGCTGTCCCGGTTCTTCCAGAGGTCCAGCTGCGCCAGAACCTGATTCGAGAAGGAGTTGGACATCACGAAGCTC is from Candidatus Hydrogenedentota bacterium and encodes:
- a CDS encoding adenosylhomocysteinase — protein: SFVMSNSFSNQVLAQLDLWKNRDSYQVAVYRLPKKLDEEVARLHLEKIGVKLTKLTDKQAKYLGVSQDGPYKPEHYRY